One region of Anaeromyxobacter paludicola genomic DNA includes:
- a CDS encoding TadE/TadG family type IV pilus assembly protein, translating into MEFALVLPVLFLVLLGAIDWGYYFFVEEIVTNAAREGARAGSIAVKKDAASTASTVSKTYLSNSGLKSAPTVTAQLVTASGVDSVRVSIAYPIGKTGSITGFLKQPLIPAGAKALAEMRR; encoded by the coding sequence GTGGAGTTCGCGCTCGTCTTGCCGGTGCTCTTCCTCGTCCTGCTCGGAGCGATCGACTGGGGCTACTACTTCTTCGTCGAGGAGATCGTCACCAACGCGGCCCGCGAGGGCGCGAGGGCGGGCAGCATCGCCGTGAAGAAGGACGCCGCCAGCACCGCCTCGACGGTCAGCAAGACGTACCTCTCGAACAGCGGACTCAAGTCGGCTCCGACCGTCACCGCCCAGCTCGTCACCGCCAGCGGGGTGGACTCGGTCCGGGTCAGCATCGCCTATCCGATCGGCAAGACCGGATCCATCACGGGTTTCCTGAAACAACCGCTCATCCCTGCTGGCGCCAAGGCGCTCGCCGAGATGCGACGGTGA
- the cpaB gene encoding Flp pilus assembly protein CpaB, with the protein MNDSPENNPRRNEKVSRRSAVRALLFLVVALVAASSAAFLLTRYLDARTAAMRVPTVKVVVADADLPIATIVSESSLKVVDWPAGSAPQGIATDPKQLDGRVVHERIAKGEPVLLSKLATPEAGYGLASLLAPGQRAMAVKVDEVVGVAGFLHPGDHVDVIVTMRPSDSGSAPFVSKAVLQNLKVLAVGKELEHRGRELEKATLVTVATLEVDEEEAERLALAAAKGHVVLVLRPSNDDELVETQGVVPGALLGAPPPSSETRVVAKSEPRPTRRAVRHARPATAPAAAEPGQVVEILRGDLFEKRDFARKEAKP; encoded by the coding sequence ATGAACGACTCACCCGAGAACAATCCCCGGCGGAACGAGAAGGTGTCGAGGCGCTCCGCGGTCCGGGCGCTCCTGTTCCTCGTCGTGGCCCTGGTCGCGGCCAGCTCGGCGGCGTTCCTGTTGACGCGGTATCTCGACGCGCGCACCGCGGCCATGCGCGTTCCGACGGTCAAGGTGGTGGTGGCCGACGCCGACCTGCCGATCGCGACCATCGTCTCCGAGTCGTCGCTCAAGGTGGTGGACTGGCCCGCCGGGTCGGCGCCTCAGGGAATCGCCACCGATCCGAAGCAGCTGGACGGCCGGGTGGTCCACGAGCGCATCGCGAAGGGCGAGCCGGTCCTGCTCTCGAAGCTGGCGACGCCCGAGGCGGGCTACGGACTCGCGTCGCTCCTCGCGCCGGGCCAACGCGCCATGGCCGTGAAGGTGGACGAGGTCGTGGGCGTGGCCGGGTTCCTCCACCCGGGCGATCACGTGGACGTCATCGTGACGATGCGCCCCAGCGACAGTGGCAGCGCGCCCTTCGTCTCCAAGGCGGTCCTGCAGAACCTCAAGGTGCTGGCGGTCGGCAAGGAGCTGGAGCACCGCGGCCGGGAGCTCGAGAAGGCCACCCTCGTGACCGTGGCCACCCTCGAGGTGGACGAGGAGGAGGCAGAGCGGCTGGCGCTTGCGGCGGCCAAGGGGCACGTCGTGCTCGTGCTGCGACCCAGCAACGACGACGAGCTCGTCGAGACGCAGGGCGTCGTGCCGGGCGCGCTCCTCGGAGCGCCGCCGCCCTCCTCGGAGACGAGGGTGGTCGCGAAGTCCGAGCCCCGGCCGACCCGGCGCGCCGTCCGCCACGCAAGGCCCGCCACGGCGCCCGCGGCGGCCGAGCCGGGGCAGGTCGTCGAGATCCTCCGCGGCGATCTCTTCGAGAAACGCGACTTTGCCCGAAAGGAGGCGAAGCCATGA
- a CDS encoding A24 family peptidase produces the protein MAALLALAGAWDVAERRVPNALPACIAAAGLVAQGLRGGVAAVGAGLVCGLAVGALLVVPWRRGLMGGGDLKVAASAALWLGPAETIVFLLASALAGGVVSLATWFLDRRALVAPPALAAASWRSAAMRGGAGLTVPYSVAIAAGALAALSVR, from the coding sequence TTGGCGGCCCTCCTGGCGCTGGCAGGGGCGTGGGACGTCGCCGAGCGGCGCGTACCGAACGCCCTGCCAGCGTGCATCGCGGCCGCCGGGCTCGTCGCGCAGGGGCTTCGCGGCGGCGTCGCCGCCGTGGGCGCGGGTCTCGTCTGCGGCCTCGCGGTGGGCGCGCTGCTGGTCGTCCCCTGGAGACGCGGCCTCATGGGCGGGGGTGACCTCAAGGTGGCCGCCTCCGCCGCGCTCTGGCTCGGTCCGGCGGAGACCATCGTCTTTCTCCTCGCCTCGGCGCTGGCCGGAGGCGTGGTCTCGCTCGCGACCTGGTTCCTGGACCGGCGGGCTCTCGTCGCGCCCCCGGCGCTCGCCGCTGCGAGCTGGCGCTCGGCGGCGATGCGGGGCGGGGCCGGCCTCACGGTCCCCTACTCGGTCGCCATCGCAGCCGGAGCGCTCGCCGCGCTCTCGGTGAGGTGA